In Oryzihumus leptocrescens, the following are encoded in one genomic region:
- a CDS encoding DinB family protein, translated as MPGTVRPITDERDGLMAYLAQMRHVLRLTAWGLTDEQARATPSASSLSVGGIIKHVATAERIWNERVRDVPQTYRREDYAANFRLAHDETLQDALDLYDTVATETEAAIAEVEDLGQPVPVPRDSPWFPQDVEAWSVRWVLLHLIQETARHAGHADIVRESIDGATAFPLMAAAEGWPETPWMKPWSPPVEAERP; from the coding sequence ATGCCGGGGACTGTCCGACCCATCACCGACGAGCGCGACGGCCTGATGGCCTACCTCGCGCAGATGCGCCATGTCCTGCGCCTGACCGCGTGGGGGCTCACCGACGAGCAAGCACGGGCGACGCCGAGCGCGAGCAGCCTCAGCGTCGGCGGCATCATCAAGCACGTGGCGACTGCCGAGCGGATCTGGAACGAGCGGGTGCGCGACGTGCCGCAGACCTACCGCCGCGAGGACTACGCCGCCAACTTCCGCCTCGCCCACGACGAGACGCTGCAGGACGCCCTCGACCTCTACGACACGGTGGCCACCGAGACCGAGGCGGCGATCGCCGAGGTCGAAGACCTGGGCCAACCGGTGCCGGTGCCGCGGGACTCGCCCTGGTTCCCCCAGGACGTCGAGGCGTGGTCGGTGCGCTGGGTGCTGCTCCACCTGATCCAGGAGACCGCGCGTCATGCCGGCCACGCCGACATCGTCCGCGAGTCGATCGACGGGGCCACGGCCTTCCCTCTCATGGCCGCCGCCGAGGGCTGGCCCGAGACCCCGTGGATGAAGCCGTGGAGCCCGCCGGTCGAGGCGGAACGGCCATGA
- a CDS encoding SAM-dependent methyltransferase: MTTTQTRPAAQVDGSRSIARRLGELVEPMFGGELPLRLRTWDGAEHGPADAPVITITSPDALRRLLFHPGELGLAQAYVTGEIDVEGDVLDGFRRVWRTARERSVTPRPTPALLLQAVRTARELGAIGRPPMPPASQARLRGRLHTLGRDRQVIAHHYDLSNDFYALILDPHMAYSCGYWTSDDPSYTVQDAQRDKLDLVCRKLGLREGMRMLDIGCGWGSLTLYAAEHFGAHVLAVTLSAEQRAFVQARVDERGLGDRVEVRLQDYREVPETGFDAVTSIEMGEHVGKENYPVFTGLIHSRLKPGGRVLVQQMSRKGHHPGGGPFIEAFIAPDMWMRPVGETVDLIEQAGLEVRDVHVLREHYVRTIHAWYATLEQRWDEVVAMVGEEVARVWRLYMVGSALSFEENRMGVDQILAVRPGADGVSGMPPVRTW; encoded by the coding sequence GTGACGACCACGCAGACCCGCCCCGCCGCGCAGGTCGACGGCAGCCGTTCGATCGCCCGCAGGCTCGGCGAGCTCGTCGAGCCGATGTTCGGCGGCGAGCTGCCGCTCCGCCTGCGGACCTGGGACGGCGCCGAGCACGGTCCCGCAGACGCCCCCGTCATCACCATAACCTCGCCGGATGCGTTGCGCCGCCTTCTGTTCCACCCCGGCGAGCTCGGTCTGGCGCAGGCCTACGTCACCGGCGAGATCGACGTCGAGGGTGACGTGCTCGACGGGTTCCGCCGGGTGTGGCGCACAGCCCGGGAGCGCAGCGTCACGCCGCGCCCCACGCCCGCGCTGCTGCTCCAGGCGGTCCGCACGGCCCGGGAGCTCGGCGCGATCGGCCGTCCGCCGATGCCGCCGGCATCCCAGGCCCGGCTGCGCGGCCGGCTGCACACCCTCGGGCGCGACCGGCAGGTCATCGCGCACCACTACGACCTGTCCAACGACTTCTACGCGCTGATCCTCGACCCGCACATGGCCTACTCCTGCGGGTACTGGACCAGCGACGACCCGTCGTACACGGTGCAGGACGCCCAGCGGGACAAGCTCGACCTCGTCTGCCGCAAGCTCGGCCTGCGCGAGGGAATGCGGATGCTCGACATCGGCTGCGGCTGGGGCTCGCTGACCCTGTATGCCGCGGAGCACTTCGGCGCGCACGTCCTGGCGGTCACCCTCTCCGCCGAGCAGCGGGCGTTCGTCCAGGCGCGGGTCGACGAGCGAGGCCTCGGCGACCGGGTCGAGGTCCGGCTGCAGGACTACCGCGAGGTGCCCGAGACCGGCTTCGACGCGGTCACCTCGATCGAGATGGGTGAGCACGTCGGCAAGGAGAACTACCCCGTCTTCACCGGTCTCATCCACAGCCGGCTCAAGCCCGGCGGCCGCGTGCTGGTCCAGCAGATGTCGCGCAAGGGCCACCACCCCGGCGGCGGCCCGTTCATCGAGGCGTTCATCGCCCCCGACATGTGGATGCGCCCGGTCGGCGAGACCGTCGACCTCATCGAGCAGGCCGGCCTCGAGGTCCGCGACGTGCACGTGCTGCGCGAGCACTACGTGCGCACCATCCACGCGTGGTACGCCACCCTCGAGCAGCGCTGGGACGAGGTCGTTGCCATGGTCGGCGAGGAGGTCGCCCGGGTGTGGCGCCTCTACATGGTCGGCAGCGCGCTGTCCTTCGAGGAGAACCGCATGGGCGTCGACCAGATCCTCGCGGTCCGCCCGGGCGCCGACGGCGTCAGTGGCATGCCGCCGGTCCGGACCTGGTGA
- a CDS encoding DUF1295 domain-containing protein has translation MAFPWGAFAAALPFTILAVVVVLGVTLLVALRAGRHAVVDVAWGLGFAAVALTAYALSAGEGDAGRRLLVTLLTVVWGARLAVHIGRRSRGHGEDPRYAEMLASAPGNPTWYAVRKVYLTQGAVMWFVSLPVQVACFEPAPLGPLAWVGVLVWLVGFFFETVGDWQLTRFRNDPASTGRVLDTGLWRYTRHPNYFGDACVWWGLSLIAFSAWPGILTLLSPVAMTWLLAKGTGKPLLEKDMSSRRPGYVDYVRRTSGFVPLPPKKGAV, from the coding sequence ATGGCCTTCCCCTGGGGGGCGTTCGCCGCCGCGCTGCCGTTCACCATCCTCGCTGTCGTGGTCGTCCTCGGCGTGACGTTGCTGGTCGCCCTGCGTGCCGGCAGGCACGCCGTGGTCGACGTGGCGTGGGGGCTGGGCTTCGCTGCGGTGGCGCTCACGGCATACGCGCTGTCGGCGGGGGAGGGCGACGCGGGGCGTCGCCTGCTCGTCACCCTCCTGACCGTCGTGTGGGGCGCGCGCCTCGCCGTCCACATCGGGCGCCGCTCCCGCGGCCACGGCGAGGACCCCCGGTATGCCGAGATGCTCGCCAGCGCGCCGGGCAACCCCACCTGGTACGCCGTGCGCAAGGTCTACCTGACCCAGGGCGCGGTCATGTGGTTCGTGTCGCTGCCGGTGCAGGTGGCCTGCTTCGAGCCGGCGCCGCTGGGGCCGCTGGCCTGGGTCGGGGTCCTCGTCTGGCTCGTCGGCTTCTTCTTCGAGACCGTCGGCGACTGGCAGCTGACCCGCTTCCGCAACGACCCGGCCAGCACGGGCCGGGTCCTCGACACCGGCCTGTGGCGCTACACCCGGCACCCCAACTACTTCGGCGACGCGTGCGTGTGGTGGGGTCTGTCCCTGATCGCCTTCAGCGCGTGGCCGGGCATCCTCACCCTGCTCTCGCCGGTGGCGATGACGTGGCTGCTGGCCAAGGGCACCGGCAAGCCGCTGCTGGAGAAGGACATGTCCTCGCGCCGTCCCGGCTACGTGGACTACGTCAGGCGGACCAGCGGCTTCGTCCCGCTCCCGCCGAAGAAGGGCGCCGTCTGA
- a CDS encoding peroxiredoxin: protein MKTLNVGDQAPDFELPDQDGTPTRLSTLLLDGPVVLFFYPAAMTGGCTQESCHFRDLAAEFAAAGGQRVGISRDEVSAQKQFADTHGFDYPLLSDPDGTVAAGFGVKRKLVSYVKRATFVIDTDRTIREVVSSETNFTTHADSALEALKALQRR from the coding sequence ATGAAGACCCTGAACGTGGGCGACCAGGCCCCCGACTTCGAGCTGCCCGACCAGGACGGCACTCCGACCCGGCTGAGCACCCTGCTGCTCGACGGGCCCGTCGTGCTGTTCTTCTACCCCGCCGCCATGACCGGTGGCTGCACCCAGGAGAGCTGCCACTTCCGGGACCTCGCGGCGGAGTTCGCCGCCGCCGGCGGACAGCGCGTCGGCATCAGCCGCGACGAGGTGTCCGCGCAGAAGCAGTTCGCCGACACCCACGGCTTCGACTACCCGCTGCTGTCCGACCCGGACGGCACGGTCGCGGCCGGGTTCGGCGTGAAGCGGAAGCTCGTGTCCTACGTCAAGCGCGCGACCTTCGTCATCGACACCGACCGCACCATCCGCGAGGTGGTCAGCAGCGAGACCAACTTCACCACCCACGCGGACAGCGCGCTGGAGGCCCTCAAGGCCCTGCAGCGCCGCTGA
- a CDS encoding Fe-S cluster assembly protein HesB — translation MLTLTENASTIVKAITEQTSSADSAGLRFSPNVAGGQGLDVAPVEAPEPGDQVVEEGGAKVYLEETAAVALGEQVLDAAVDESGTVQFSIAPQNGATVAG, via the coding sequence GTGCTCACCCTCACCGAGAACGCCAGCACCATCGTCAAGGCCATCACCGAGCAGACCAGCTCCGCCGACAGCGCCGGTCTGCGCTTCAGCCCCAACGTCGCCGGCGGCCAGGGCCTGGACGTCGCCCCCGTCGAGGCGCCCGAGCCCGGCGACCAGGTCGTCGAGGAGGGCGGCGCGAAGGTCTACCTCGAGGAGACCGCGGCCGTGGCCCTCGGCGAGCAGGTCCTCGACGCCGCCGTCGACGAGTCCGGCACCGTGCAGTTCAGCATCGCCCCGCAGAACGGCGCGACGGTCGCGGGCTGA
- a CDS encoding glycosyltransferase, with protein MNVVAASGGVFLASVAATLVTTLALFVAPPSRRERPGTGRVLTLLLSSLLLASGPVALVLLGARTGPAAVAALALTAATVAWLPLTRRWSWRGHAAWSASTTMAASYLAFMLGYSLAPGRGAVGTAAGLVLWALELVTFVLGAAFLWEVVDVAARTDWPRRSPRGHTGTPSRHPFVSLHVPAHNEPPDMVIETLTSLLRLDYPDYEVVMVDDNTQDPALWHPVRDFCDAHGIRFVHLEDWPGYKSGALNYVLRHATDPRAEVIGVVDADYIVDRDYLQRCATLFAQREDLGFVQTPQNYRQWKHSSYFRRLFFSYEYFFAVSQSSRNEVDGAIFGGTMGLIRRSALESVGGWDEWCITEDAEVSLKMLRAGWTGQHVERPYGHGVMPLTFEALKRQRFRWCFGGMQILKAHWRSLMPWDRSPDNHMTLAQRWAYLSGALQWFSDLLGLSFAALLLVSAADLALGGGLVLRRVGGVLLVLPPLLLVLGVGRALAALRLRSTAGWRDAVGALGLWLALGLTVAMASVRGLIQPEGVFLRTPKTREQPSLQDAVRANKVETLAGLLLLVTAAASVRHLTLAAGVVALLLVWHAVGLLAAPGNSLAAMRADLSPQMRRRRGTEGQRERVGVRVRTAPVVAGLGALAAAAVVGVAVAGPADAPGRTPGDVLGQLRRGPAAAAHRPMPTTRPRPLATPTPTMTAPGTSVSPAASGGTAPVPRPAPVTTTAAPAPHPTSASPTTAPTPAPTTPSPTNRPTSTPTQAGPHPTGKPTTTHTAPAHP; from the coding sequence GTGAACGTCGTGGCCGCTTCCGGTGGAGTCTTCCTCGCATCCGTGGCGGCGACGCTCGTCACGACGCTGGCGCTCTTCGTCGCGCCACCCTCCCGCCGGGAGCGGCCGGGTACCGGGCGCGTCCTGACGCTGCTGCTCAGCTCGCTGCTGCTGGCCTCCGGCCCCGTGGCGCTGGTGCTGCTCGGCGCGCGTACCGGGCCGGCAGCGGTAGCCGCCCTGGCCCTGACGGCGGCCACGGTGGCCTGGCTGCCCCTCACCCGCCGGTGGAGCTGGCGGGGCCATGCCGCGTGGTCGGCCAGCACCACCATGGCGGCGTCCTACCTGGCCTTCATGTTGGGGTACTCACTGGCCCCCGGCCGGGGGGCCGTCGGCACCGCGGCCGGCCTGGTGCTCTGGGCCCTCGAGCTGGTCACCTTCGTGCTGGGTGCCGCCTTCCTGTGGGAGGTCGTCGACGTGGCCGCGCGCACAGACTGGCCGCGGCGCAGCCCGCGGGGCCACACCGGCACCCCGAGCCGGCACCCCTTCGTCTCGCTGCACGTGCCGGCCCACAACGAGCCCCCGGACATGGTCATCGAGACGCTCACCTCGCTGCTGAGGCTCGACTACCCCGACTACGAGGTCGTCATGGTCGACGACAACACGCAGGACCCGGCGCTGTGGCACCCGGTGCGGGACTTCTGCGACGCGCACGGCATCCGGTTCGTGCACCTCGAGGACTGGCCGGGATACAAGTCCGGGGCGCTGAACTATGTCCTGCGGCACGCCACCGACCCCCGCGCCGAGGTCATCGGTGTCGTCGACGCGGACTACATCGTGGACCGCGACTACCTGCAGCGCTGTGCCACGCTCTTCGCCCAGCGCGAGGACCTCGGCTTCGTGCAGACGCCGCAGAACTACCGGCAGTGGAAGCACAGCAGCTACTTCCGGCGCCTGTTCTTCTCCTACGAGTACTTCTTCGCCGTGTCCCAGTCGAGCCGCAACGAGGTCGACGGGGCGATCTTCGGCGGGACCATGGGGCTGATCCGCCGCAGCGCGCTCGAGTCCGTCGGCGGCTGGGACGAGTGGTGCATCACCGAGGACGCCGAGGTCTCGCTGAAGATGCTGCGCGCGGGCTGGACCGGGCAGCACGTGGAGCGGCCCTACGGCCACGGCGTCATGCCGCTGACCTTCGAGGCCCTCAAGCGGCAACGGTTCCGCTGGTGCTTCGGCGGGATGCAGATCCTCAAGGCCCACTGGCGCTCCCTCATGCCGTGGGACCGCTCGCCGGACAACCACATGACCCTGGCGCAGCGCTGGGCCTACCTCTCCGGCGCCCTGCAGTGGTTCAGCGACCTGCTCGGGCTCTCCTTCGCCGCCCTGCTGCTGGTCAGCGCCGCCGACCTGGCGCTGGGCGGGGGCCTGGTGCTGCGTCGCGTCGGCGGCGTGCTGCTGGTGCTCCCCCCGTTGCTGCTGGTCCTCGGGGTGGGTCGCGCCCTCGCCGCACTCCGCCTGCGCTCGACGGCGGGCTGGCGCGACGCGGTCGGCGCCCTCGGCCTGTGGCTCGCCCTGGGCCTCACGGTCGCGATGGCGTCCGTGCGCGGGCTCATCCAGCCGGAGGGCGTGTTCCTGCGCACCCCCAAGACCCGCGAGCAGCCCTCCCTGCAGGATGCCGTGCGGGCCAACAAGGTGGAGACGCTGGCCGGCCTCCTGCTGCTGGTCACCGCCGCGGCCTCGGTGCGCCATCTCACCCTCGCCGCAGGCGTGGTGGCCCTCCTGCTCGTCTGGCACGCGGTCGGACTGCTGGCTGCTCCGGGCAACAGCCTGGCGGCGATGCGAGCCGACCTGAGCCCGCAGATGCGCCGCCGGCGCGGCACCGAGGGTCAGCGTGAGCGCGTGGGCGTCCGGGTCCGGACGGCGCCGGTCGTCGCCGGGCTCGGTGCCCTCGCTGCGGCCGCCGTCGTGGGGGTCGCAGTTGCCGGGCCCGCCGACGCTCCCGGCCGTACGCCGGGTGACGTCCTCGGCCAGCTGCGCCGCGGACCGGCGGCCGCGGCCCACCGGCCGATGCCCACGACCCGTCCCAGGCCCTTGGCCACGCCCACCCCGACCATGACCGCGCCCGGCACGTCGGTCTCCCCGGCCGCAAGCGGGGGCACGGCGCCGGTGCCCCGGCCCGCGCCGGTCACGACCACTGCGGCGCCGGCCCCGCACCCGACCTCTGCCTCGCCGACCACGGCCCCCACCCCGGCGCCGACGACCCCCTCCCCCACGAACCGCCCGACGAGCACGCCCACTCAGGCCGGCCCCCACCCGACCGGGAAGCCGACGACGACCCACACGGCCCCCGCTCACCCCTGA
- a CDS encoding LLM class flavin-dependent oxidoreductase — MTLPLSVLDLSPVPSGRPPSQALHETVELARSTEAAGYSRFWVAEHHNIASVTSSAPEVMIATVAAATSRIRVGAGGIMLPNHAPLKVAETFRVLEGLHPGRIDLGIGRAPGTDQLTAFALRRSREALAANDFPQQYSELLGYVDGFPEDHPFAPIVAQPTDVALPPVWILGSSLYGAQAAAAYGTGFAYAGHFGEADPAEAIRLYREGFRPSGRPGDPDAPRAILAVAAIVAETGQEAQALGRAAALSMVRLRQGRPGPLPSPEEAAAHPWTVQEEQLAQAFSRFATVGTPDVVWEALQRRAKEADADELMVTTNVHDPAARRRSYDLLAQVAGLSVE; from the coding sequence GTGACCCTCCCGCTCTCCGTCCTGGACCTGTCCCCCGTCCCCTCCGGTCGCCCGCCGTCGCAGGCGCTGCACGAGACCGTCGAGCTGGCCCGCAGCACCGAGGCCGCCGGCTACTCCCGGTTCTGGGTGGCCGAGCACCACAACATCGCCAGCGTCACCAGCAGCGCCCCCGAGGTGATGATCGCGACGGTCGCCGCGGCCACCTCGCGGATCCGCGTCGGCGCGGGCGGGATCATGCTGCCCAACCACGCCCCGCTCAAGGTCGCCGAGACCTTCCGCGTCCTCGAGGGCCTGCACCCCGGGCGCATCGACCTGGGCATCGGCCGGGCGCCGGGCACCGACCAGCTCACGGCCTTCGCGCTGCGCCGCAGCCGGGAGGCGCTGGCGGCCAACGACTTCCCGCAGCAGTACTCCGAGCTGCTCGGCTACGTCGACGGCTTCCCCGAGGACCACCCGTTCGCGCCGATCGTCGCCCAGCCCACCGACGTGGCCCTCCCGCCGGTGTGGATCCTCGGGTCCAGCCTGTACGGCGCCCAGGCCGCGGCGGCCTACGGCACCGGCTTCGCCTACGCCGGCCACTTCGGCGAGGCCGACCCGGCCGAGGCGATCCGGCTCTACCGCGAGGGCTTCCGCCCCTCCGGGCGCCCCGGCGACCCCGACGCCCCGCGGGCCATCCTGGCCGTCGCGGCGATCGTGGCGGAGACCGGCCAGGAGGCGCAGGCACTGGGCCGGGCGGCGGCGCTGTCCATGGTGCGCCTGCGCCAGGGCCGGCCGGGACCGCTGCCCTCGCCCGAGGAGGCCGCCGCGCACCCGTGGACCGTGCAGGAGGAGCAGCTGGCGCAGGCGTTCTCGCGCTTCGCTACCGTCGGCACACCCGACGTGGTCTGGGAAGCGCTGCAGCGCCGCGCCAAGGAGGCCGACGCCGACGAGCTGATGGTCACCACGAACGTCCACGACCCGGCCGCGCGGCGGCGCTCCTACGACCTGCTCGCGCAGGTGGCCGGCCTGAGCGTCGAGTAG
- the add gene encoding adenosine deaminase, with protein sequence MRDLTLLPKAHLHVHLESTVRWETLREIGDANGVPVPEHLAAGRTRFTGFRDFADQNALVRACLRQPGDFTRIAREFCEDAAADGTAYAEVTFTAAAHGERLGDPSMPLEAVLAGLREGEAAHGVTTGVLLDHSRRRPVERARRTVDLALRHRDDGVLGWGVAGEETYPLAPFEPLVRESAEAGLRLVHHAGEACGPDSIREAIRAGRAERLGHGIRVLDDPELVAEVRDRGIALEVCPSSNVGLGLVPDWAVHPLPRLVDAGLRVTLNTDVPSVLGVSLSEEYARVRATFGWGDDQLADLARTGVDASFVPAQLRARMHAGIDAWASMPAG encoded by the coding sequence GTGCGCGACCTGACCCTGCTGCCCAAGGCCCATCTGCACGTCCACCTGGAGAGCACGGTGCGCTGGGAGACGCTGCGGGAGATCGGCGACGCCAACGGCGTCCCGGTGCCGGAGCACCTGGCCGCAGGTCGCACCCGCTTCACCGGCTTTCGCGACTTCGCCGACCAGAACGCGCTCGTGCGCGCCTGCCTGCGACAGCCCGGGGACTTCACCCGCATCGCGCGGGAGTTCTGCGAGGACGCGGCAGCTGACGGCACGGCATACGCGGAGGTGACCTTCACCGCGGCGGCGCACGGTGAGCGGCTCGGCGACCCCTCGATGCCGCTGGAGGCGGTCCTGGCCGGCCTGCGCGAGGGGGAGGCGGCGCACGGCGTCACGACCGGGGTCCTGCTGGACCACTCGCGGCGGCGGCCGGTGGAACGGGCGCGGCGCACCGTGGACCTCGCGCTCCGGCACCGCGACGACGGCGTCCTCGGCTGGGGCGTGGCGGGGGAGGAGACCTATCCGCTGGCGCCGTTCGAGCCGCTCGTCCGGGAGTCGGCCGAGGCCGGGCTGCGCCTCGTGCACCACGCGGGCGAGGCCTGCGGCCCGGACAGCATCCGGGAGGCCATCCGTGCCGGGCGGGCCGAGCGGCTGGGGCACGGCATCCGGGTTCTGGACGACCCGGAGCTGGTGGCCGAGGTCCGCGACCGCGGCATCGCGCTGGAGGTGTGCCCGTCCTCCAACGTGGGGCTCGGGCTCGTCCCCGACTGGGCGGTCCACCCGCTGCCCCGGCTGGTCGACGCCGGCCTGCGCGTCACGCTCAACACCGACGTGCCCTCGGTGCTCGGGGTGAGCCTCAGCGAGGAGTATGCGCGGGTCCGCGCCACCTTCGGCTGGGGTGACGACCAGCTCGCGGACCTGGCGCGCACCGGTGTCGACGCGTCGTTCGTGCCGGCGCAGCTGCGCGCCCGGATGCACGCAGGCATCGACGCGTGGGCGTCGATGCCTGCGGGATGA
- a CDS encoding DUF2795 domain-containing protein — MLQAQQSATRSSSREDLARILTGVHYPVTAEDLMVLALRRRTPSEVLWQLNQLPYDRRFNSAADVAGYLDAVAAPTLGRN; from the coding sequence ATGCTGCAGGCCCAGCAGAGCGCTACGAGGTCCAGCTCCCGTGAGGACCTGGCGAGGATCCTCACAGGTGTCCACTACCCGGTCACCGCCGAGGACCTCATGGTGCTGGCGTTGCGCCGCCGCACCCCGAGCGAGGTGCTGTGGCAGCTCAACCAGCTCCCGTACGACCGGCGCTTCAACAGCGCCGCGGACGTGGCCGGCTACCTCGACGCCGTCGCCGCGCCCACGCTCGGCCGCAACTGA
- a CDS encoding alkaline phosphatase D family protein, giving the protein MSRLLLGPLLRHVGEEDATVWVETDAPCTVEVLGHAERTWTVAGHHYALVTVHGLAPGSVTDYQVSLDGEVVWPPADTAYPPSRIRTLSPGREVTLAFGSCRYATPDAVGDDNHFDPDALDAYARRVMRLPVESWPDALLLVGDQVYADETSEATQQRIRERRDPDQAPGLEVRDFEEYTWLYHESWSDPQVRWLLSTIPSSMIFDDHDVRDDWNTSGSWRRQMQATDWWQERIIGGLSSYWVYQHLGNLSPQGLEQETLYQKVRAHEGDAEQLLREFATAADKEADGHKGAQWSFRRDLGPVRLLVLDSRCGRMLDGEARSMLSEREFDWVAEQVQGDYDHLLVGTSLPWLLPRALHDVESWDERLASGVQGRRLARWGEKARRDADLEHWAAFRRSFDWLTDLFARVGRGETSPSGRAPATICVLSGDVHHAYAARADFPRDLDSAVYQLTCSPLHNYVPWFMKVVFRITWWRATEKSVRFLLKRVSHVPAVPIEWRRLCGPFFGDQIATLTLHGRSAGVRFEQTRHDPQAGPVLSAVSELTLS; this is encoded by the coding sequence ATGAGCCGACTGCTGCTGGGCCCGCTGCTGCGACACGTCGGCGAGGAGGACGCCACCGTCTGGGTCGAGACCGACGCGCCCTGCACCGTCGAGGTCCTCGGCCACGCCGAGCGCACGTGGACCGTCGCCGGGCACCACTACGCACTGGTCACGGTGCACGGCCTGGCACCCGGCTCGGTCACCGACTACCAGGTGTCCCTCGACGGTGAGGTGGTCTGGCCACCGGCGGACACGGCATACCCGCCCTCACGCATCCGGACGCTGTCCCCCGGCCGCGAGGTGACGCTGGCGTTCGGCTCCTGCCGCTACGCCACGCCCGATGCGGTCGGCGACGACAACCACTTCGACCCGGACGCGCTGGACGCCTACGCCCGCCGCGTGATGCGGCTGCCGGTGGAGAGCTGGCCGGACGCCTTGCTGCTGGTCGGCGACCAGGTCTACGCCGACGAGACCTCCGAGGCGACGCAGCAACGCATCCGCGAGCGCCGCGACCCCGACCAGGCGCCCGGCCTGGAGGTCAGGGACTTCGAGGAGTACACGTGGCTCTACCACGAGTCGTGGTCGGACCCGCAGGTGCGCTGGTTGCTCTCGACCATCCCCAGCTCGATGATCTTCGACGACCACGACGTGCGCGACGACTGGAACACCTCCGGGTCGTGGCGCCGCCAGATGCAGGCGACCGACTGGTGGCAGGAGCGCATCATCGGTGGCCTGTCGTCGTACTGGGTCTACCAGCACCTCGGCAACCTCTCACCGCAGGGACTGGAGCAGGAGACGCTCTACCAGAAGGTGCGGGCCCACGAGGGTGACGCCGAGCAGCTGCTGCGCGAGTTCGCCACGGCCGCCGACAAGGAGGCCGACGGCCACAAGGGCGCGCAGTGGTCGTTCCGGCGCGACCTGGGCCCCGTCCGCCTGCTGGTGCTGGACTCCCGGTGCGGGCGCATGCTCGACGGCGAGGCCCGCTCGATGCTCTCCGAGCGCGAGTTCGACTGGGTGGCCGAGCAGGTGCAGGGCGACTACGACCACCTGCTCGTCGGCACGTCCCTGCCCTGGCTGCTGCCGCGCGCCCTGCACGACGTGGAGTCCTGGGACGAGCGACTCGCCAGCGGGGTGCAGGGCCGCCGGCTGGCGCGTTGGGGCGAGAAGGCACGCCGGGACGCCGACCTCGAGCACTGGGCGGCGTTCCGCAGGTCCTTCGACTGGCTCACCGACCTGTTCGCCCGCGTCGGCCGGGGCGAGACCTCACCCAGCGGTCGCGCGCCGGCCACCATCTGCGTGCTCTCCGGCGACGTCCACCACGCGTATGCCGCGCGGGCCGACTTCCCGCGCGACCTCGACAGCGCCGTCTACCAGCTCACCTGCTCGCCGCTGCACAACTACGTGCCGTGGTTCATGAAGGTCGTCTTCCGGATCACCTGGTGGCGGGCCACGGAGAAGTCGGTGCGGTTCCTGCTCAAGCGCGTCTCGCACGTCCCGGCGGTGCCGATCGAGTGGCGCCGCCTGTGCGGGCCGTTCTTCGGGGACCAGATCGCCACGCTGACCCTGCACGGACGCTCGGCCGGGGTGCGCTTCGAGCAGACCCGCCACGACCCGCAGGCGGGGCCGGTGCTGAGCGCGGTGAGCGAGCTGACGCTGTCCTGA
- a CDS encoding LytR C-terminal domain-containing protein: protein MDDVEDSPRVQRTRRLRRRHTVVLVSVLSLMVLAFGYSAAYYSGWRPSAIAAGQTCTPVAVPAPQPASFVLNVYNGSDRAGLAHKTSRVLARRGYRIGKVTNDPAQGVVRTPAEVRYGDKGLDAALLVAGLVADARLVNDTRTGTGVDLVLGPDFHSLKPAPPLPMPAPGKVTVNVLNTTFRTGLASTVAAEERTRGFHVAHVGNDPTRVVLGTAEVRYGEDGEPAARLLARQVQDAKMVLLPRTGATVDLVLGNAYTTLVPAAEAAVPPPPKGPTPMVTRPGC from the coding sequence GTGGACGACGTCGAGGATTCCCCACGAGTCCAGCGCACCCGTCGCCTGCGCCGCCGGCACACCGTCGTCCTGGTGTCGGTCCTGTCCCTCATGGTCCTCGCCTTCGGCTACTCGGCCGCCTACTACAGCGGCTGGCGTCCGTCGGCCATCGCGGCCGGGCAGACCTGCACCCCGGTGGCCGTCCCCGCCCCACAACCGGCCAGCTTCGTGCTCAACGTCTACAACGGCAGCGACCGCGCCGGCCTGGCCCACAAGACCTCCAGGGTCCTGGCCCGTCGGGGCTACCGGATCGGCAAGGTCACCAACGACCCCGCCCAGGGCGTGGTCCGCACGCCGGCCGAGGTGCGCTACGGCGACAAGGGGCTGGACGCCGCGCTCCTCGTGGCCGGGCTGGTCGCCGACGCCCGGCTGGTCAACGACACGCGCACCGGCACCGGGGTGGACCTCGTGCTCGGCCCGGACTTCCACTCGCTCAAGCCGGCGCCCCCGCTGCCCATGCCGGCTCCGGGCAAGGTCACCGTCAACGTGCTCAACACGACCTTCCGCACCGGCCTGGCCAGCACCGTGGCCGCCGAGGAGCGCACCCGAGGGTTCCACGTCGCCCACGTCGGCAACGACCCGACCCGCGTCGTCCTCGGCACGGCCGAGGTCCGCTACGGCGAGGACGGGGAGCCGGCCGCGCGGCTGCTGGCACGCCAGGTCCAGGACGCCAAGATGGTGCTCCTGCCCCGGACCGGCGCCACGGTGGACCTCGTCCTGGGCAACGCCTACACGACCCTGGTGCCAGCAGCAGAGGCCGCAGTGCCGCCCCCGCCCAAGGGGCCGACCCCGATGGTCACCCGCCCCGGCTGCTGA